GAGCCGATTGACCCCTTTTTTGTAGAGTTTATAGCGTTTTTCAAACTGCTCGTTAAATTTTCTGCGATTGGCAAGCCCTGTGAGCGCGTCCTCATTGGCAAGTTGAACCAACTGATTTTGGTAAATATTGATCGTGTAGATGATGATGAGTGTGACCAAAAGGGTGACCAAAAGCGAGATGGAAAGGTTGACGTAAAAGGTCTTTTTGAGATCACCAATGTACTCTTTTTTATTGATCTCGACAAAAAGATGCAGTTTGAGTTTTTCGATGTATTTGGTATTGAGCAGATACTCGCCCTCTTTCCCTTTGTACTCGAATTGACTCTTTTCACCTTTAAAAACGCTCTCTTTGATCTCTTTAAGACCTTCGATAGTGTCGATGTTCCCTCGTTTGTTCAGCCCCTTCGCAAAAAGCGTTATTTCACCCTTTTCAGAGACAAAGTAGACATCGTATTTGTACTTGGTTTTAAAGGAGTTGAGCATCGTTTCGATGTTCATGATCTTCACGCCCACGCCTGTTGCACCGATTATCTCATTTTTATAATTCATCACTTTGTAGTTGATAAACATGATCAGAGAATCACTGAGGTTAGCATTGTAGTCCAGATTGATTTCGTACGGCTCAGGCTGCGCCATAAAACGAAAATACCACGCATCGGCACTGTTCTCTTTGTTGACCACATCGATGAGACCGCGTGCATGGTAGTAGTTTTTGGTTTTATCCGAGACCAAAAAGGTGGTAAAAATATCGTATTTTTGCTGAATTTCGGTGAGATAGCGCACGATCCCGTTCATATCGGTTTCACCCTCAAGCAACCAATCGCGCAAAAAAGTGTCATGCGACATCAACGACGAAACTAAAAGCGGCTCGATCATGCGTTGCTGAATCTCGGTGTAGATATTATCCACCGAAAGCGGCAACGACGTGTTTTGCAACTGCGCTTGCGTGTCACGCACATTTTTCAGGTAATTGATGATGGAGCCTGTGATCGAGACGCCTAAAAGCAATCCCGCGATGATGAGTACAACTTTGGTTTTTAATCGCATGTAGCCTCCTAAGATGTGCGATTATAACACAAAATCAGCAACATTATGAGCCTAAAAACGCTACGATTTCATCGACACTGAGAAGTTTTCCACTGCTTACAACCGTGCCATCTATCACCAAAGCAGGCGTTGATGTGACGCCGTACGCCATGATTTTCATGAGATCTTCGACTTTCTCAACCTGCGCAAATATCCCTTTTTTCGCCACCGCTTCTTTTACATGTAAGGTTAACGCTTGGCATTTTGAACAGCCAGTTCCTAGAATCTCTATTTTCATTTTTTCTCCTTGTTTGCTCTGTATTCGTCTAAAAATTCTTTGGCATTGTCACCGCGCAAAAAGTCTGCCGTTTTTAGCAGCCCATCATTGAGGTATTTTGCGTTGTAGCCGTTTTGCACCAGAAAGAGGCGCGCGATGTTTGACCTGTCATTATGTGGGCAGGCTGTGATGATGAGCTTATCTTTGGGCAATTCATTTAGGCGTTTTTGTAGCTCGTTTAGCGGAATATTTATGGCAAAATTCATGTGCCAGACCTCAAACTCTTCACGAAACCTCACATCAACTAAAATCGCCTTGCCCTCTTCGATCAGTACAAGCATATCGGGCGTTTTGATCTTCATCGTTTCGCGTTCTTTATAATCGAATTTTGAGAGATACTCCTCAAAACTCATGTTTTTCAGCTCTGCCGCATTGACTAAGCCTACCAATGCCAACACGGTAAAAATCATTTTTTTCATTTTAACTCCTATAAAATCGCATTAAACAGATACCCAATTCCCATAATACCCACCGCGACGATGCCAAAAAAGGTCGCAATGAGCTTTACATGTAAAATGCGCTTCAAGATCATCGCTTCAGGCAGACTCAAAGCCGTGATCGCCATCATAAAGCTCAGCGCCGTGCCAAGAGGCATGCCTTTAGAGGTCAAAACCTCGATCAACGGCATGACGCCCGCAGCATTGGAGTACATCGGAACACCCAGTAAAACCGCCAAAGGCACACTGTACCACGCATCGCTTCCTGCATATTTCACGATGAATTCTGTCGGAACATAGCCATGAATAAACGCTCCAATACCCACACCAATCATCACATACAGATAGATTTTTTGCAAAATATCCATCGTGTACGCCCATGACTCTTTCACCCTTTTTTGCATCGTCATCTTAATCTCGACATCTTCCAAATCGCCACTCATCGGCACAACAGGAATCAGCACGTATTTTTCCATACCCAGCTTACCCACGATAAACCCGCCAATGATGGCGACCAAAAGCCCAAATCCGATGTACAGTGCTGTGATTTTCCAGCCAAAAAGCCCAAACAGAAGTGCGATCGCCACTTCGTTATTCATCGGACTTGAGATCAAAAAGCTAAAGGTGATGCCAAGTGGAATCCGCGCTTGCATAAACCCTAAAAAAAGCGGTATCGCCGAACAGCTGCAAAACGGCGTGATGATGCCAAAAAGAGCCGCCAAGATATTGCCTGTAAACTCACTTTTACCTTGCAGATAAATCCTGACCTTATCGGTATTAAAATAGGTTCGCAAAAAACTTACCGCAAAAATAATCAGCACCAAAAGGATGTAAATCTTCACCGTATCGAAGATAAAAAAGTGCAACGCTTGTGCTTTTTGCGTGCTCGCATCCAGTCCTAAAAGCCCGTATACCAGAGTATCAACCATTTTTTCCCACAGATCAAACATCTTCATACTCCTTAAAAAATAACGTTTTGCGCTTTAAGCTTAGCGATCAATTGTTCATAATTCACAGCACCTATATGTCGATCAGACTCCGTGCCCTTAGCATCGAGGTAAATTTGTGTTGGAATCATCTGTATTCTATAATCACGCGTCGCTGGTTGGTCATTGTAAACCTCTACAAAATAGATCGCACTTTGCGGATACTCTTGTTTCGCGCGGTACAACAATTTTCCCATCTCCACACATGAAGCACAACTGGTAGAGCCAAACTCAACAAGCATCGGTGTTTTACCGATGTTAGGAGCGATCTGCGCGTACGGCGTTGCTTCTAACATCGCTGAAGCCTCTTGAGTCTTTTTCAAAGGCGACGCGATAGGCGTTTTGGATTCTACTTTTGCCTCACCACACCCGACTAAAAGAAGCGTTAAAACCACTAAAATAATCTTTTTTTTCATCTTTTTTCCTAAAATACAAGATACGTTTGGTAGAGAAAATAAAAACCAATCCCCACCAAAATCACGATAAAAAAGCCATTGATAACGCGGCTCACCCTGCCTATTTTTTGACTTGAAACCACACTTTGTGTAAACCCAAGTGACGTTCCTGCCACCAAAAGCAACATGCCATGTCCTAGGGCAAATGCCAACACAAGCGCGTACGAATAAACCCAACCGCTTTGACTTGCAATGGTGATGATGGCAACCAACGGCGCCGACGCACAGGGTGTGCTCACCAGTCCAAAAATAAGCCCGATGATGACCGCACCCAAAAGTTTAAATCTCAAAAATTTGCGTGCCACTTTGTCTTTATCAAACCCTTGAATCCATCCAAGGGCATAAGCCACCACCGTAAATGTCGCAAGGGAAGCGAGCAGATACGCCCAAAAAGGCGCAAGGGAGAGCATCATGCCCATCTTGGAGACAAGCAGCATCAACAGTGAAAAGCTAATGACCAAACCTAAAACAAAAAGCAATGAGTATTGGTAAATAAAGACTTTTTTTTGCTTGGCGTTTAAATCTTGTGAAAGCCCCAAAACACTGCCTGCAAGCAGTGGCAAGGTAATGATGGAACACGGAGCCAAAGAGGTTAAAAGACCGATGCCAAACGAAGCAACAATCGCCCATGCCCCGAACTGCGAGGTCATTTCAATGAGTATCTGCTCCACATTCATGAGAGTTTTTCTGCAATAATCGGCAAGAGTTCTGCTTCAATCGCTTTACATGTAAGAATAAAAGCCCCGTAATCTTTGCCATCAGGATCGGAAAACCCCACATGAATTTTAGGAATGGGTTTAGGGAACATCGGACAGGTTTCATTGGCATGATCGCACACGGTCACCACCAAATCAAAGTCAAGATGGATGACTTCATCCAATGCTTTAGAGTGATACGAATCATTCCAAATGCCCTCTTCTTCTAAAACTCTTTTCGCATAAGCATTCACTTTGCCACTGGCACGCACACCCGCACTGTAGGCTTCAATGCCTTCTAATTTGGCATTGACCAATGCCTCGGCGATGATGCTTCGACAACTATTTCCCGTACATAAAATCAACACTTTTTTCATTTTTTTCCTTTACATGTAACCATGGTAAAAAACGTCTAATCCTTGTGGACGCTCATTTCTTTTTAAAGCGTTAATAAAACCAACAACAGCACCGGTGGCGTGATGATAAGACCGAACTTTGAGTACTGCCAAAAGCTTATTTTCACCCCTTTTTGAGCCAAAACATGCAACCATAAAAGCGTCGCCAAAGAGCCAAACGGCGTCATTTTAGGGCCTAAGTTACATCCGATGATGTTAGCGTAGGCTAACGCGGTATTGGGGATGTCGTGTAAGGCGATGTCCATGATCATG
Above is a genomic segment from Sulfurospirillum halorespirans DSM 13726 containing:
- a CDS encoding sensor domain-containing diguanylate cyclase; amino-acid sequence: MRLKTKVVLIIAGLLLGVSITGSIINYLKNVRDTQAQLQNTSLPLSVDNIYTEIQQRMIEPLLVSSLMSHDTFLRDWLLEGETDMNGIVRYLTEIQQKYDIFTTFLVSDKTKNYYHARGLIDVVNKENSADAWYFRFMAQPEPYEINLDYNANLSDSLIMFINYKVMNYKNEIIGATGVGVKIMNIETMLNSFKTKYKYDVYFVSEKGEITLFAKGLNKRGNIDTIEGLKEIKESVFKGEKSQFEYKGKEGEYLLNTKYIEKLKLHLFVEINKKEYIGDLKKTFYVNLSISLLVTLLVTLIIIYTINIYQNQLVQLANEDALTGLANRRKFNEQFEKRYKLYKKGVNRLTLLLIDIDDFKEVNDTFGHLVGDDTLMRVAEILRTELRVSDIIARWGGEEFALLLVDVPSQNALEIAQKICHAIREDALLQEILQQKLTVSIGLGELTSLESQDGLVHKVDQALYEAKKAGKDQVIVA
- a CDS encoding thioredoxin family protein; the protein is MKIEILGTGCSKCQALTLHVKEAVAKKGIFAQVEKVEDLMKIMAYGVTSTPALVIDGTVVSSGKLLSVDEIVAFLGS
- a CDS encoding rhodanese-like domain-containing protein, producing the protein MKKMIFTVLALVGLVNAAELKNMSFEEYLSKFDYKERETMKIKTPDMLVLIEEGKAILVDVRFREEFEVWHMNFAINIPLNELQKRLNELPKDKLIITACPHNDRSNIARLFLVQNGYNAKYLNDGLLKTADFLRGDNAKEFLDEYRANKEKK
- a CDS encoding permease, coding for MFDLWEKMVDTLVYGLLGLDASTQKAQALHFFIFDTVKIYILLVLIIFAVSFLRTYFNTDKVRIYLQGKSEFTGNILAALFGIITPFCSCSAIPLFLGFMQARIPLGITFSFLISSPMNNEVAIALLFGLFGWKITALYIGFGLLVAIIGGFIVGKLGMEKYVLIPVVPMSGDLEDVEIKMTMQKRVKESWAYTMDILQKIYLYVMIGVGIGAFIHGYVPTEFIVKYAGSDAWYSVPLAVLLGVPMYSNAAGVMPLIEVLTSKGMPLGTALSFMMAITALSLPEAMILKRILHVKLIATFFGIVAVGIMGIGYLFNAIL
- a CDS encoding thioredoxin family protein, whose translation is MKKKIILVVLTLLLVGCGEAKVESKTPIASPLKKTQEASAMLEATPYAQIAPNIGKTPMLVEFGSTSCASCVEMGKLLYRAKQEYPQSAIYFVEVYNDQPATRDYRIQMIPTQIYLDAKGTESDRHIGAVNYEQLIAKLKAQNVIF
- a CDS encoding cytochrome c biogenesis CcdA family protein, with the translated sequence MTSQFGAWAIVASFGIGLLTSLAPCSIITLPLLAGSVLGLSQDLNAKQKKVFIYQYSLLFVLGLVISFSLLMLLVSKMGMMLSLAPFWAYLLASLATFTVVAYALGWIQGFDKDKVARKFLRFKLLGAVIIGLIFGLVSTPCASAPLVAIITIASQSGWVYSYALVLAFALGHGMLLLVAGTSLGFTQSVVSSQKIGRVSRVINGFFIVILVGIGFYFLYQTYLVF
- a CDS encoding arsenate reductase ArsC — protein: MKKVLILCTGNSCRSIIAEALVNAKLEGIEAYSAGVRASGKVNAYAKRVLEEEGIWNDSYHSKALDEVIHLDFDLVVTVCDHANETCPMFPKPIPKIHVGFSDPDGKDYGAFILTCKAIEAELLPIIAEKLS